The Pseudosulfitobacter pseudonitzschiae genome includes a region encoding these proteins:
- the mnmA gene encoding tRNA 2-thiouridine(34) synthase MnmA: MPLDTAHPLNSLGFAKSPAETRVVVAMSGGVDSSVVAAQLAEEGYDVVGVTLQLYDHGAALAKKGACCAGRDIHDARRVAEEMGFPHYVLDYENVFKDAVIDEFADSYLGGATPVPCIRCNERVKFKDLLETAKDLEADCMATGHYIQRKMGDGGAELHCATDAARDQSYFLFSTTAQQLDYLRFPLGHLPSKDATRALAAKYGLSVADKPDSQDICFVPNGDYASVIRKLRPEAAAPGKIVDMDGKVLGNHDGVINYTIGQRRGLGIGGLADPLYVVKLDADTARVVVGPKEMLATRTVPVREINWLGDEPMMSRSEWPIAVRVRSTRPPTDAVLRPISATEATVELTLPEEGVSPGQACVFYDRDSSRIFGGGWIHKG; this comes from the coding sequence ATGCCACTAGATACTGCACACCCGCTGAATTCGCTGGGTTTTGCCAAATCGCCCGCCGAGACCCGAGTCGTTGTTGCCATGTCCGGCGGCGTCGACAGTTCGGTTGTGGCCGCACAACTGGCCGAAGAAGGCTATGACGTGGTGGGTGTGACATTGCAGCTTTATGATCACGGGGCGGCGCTGGCCAAAAAGGGGGCGTGCTGTGCAGGCCGTGACATCCACGATGCGCGCCGCGTGGCCGAGGAAATGGGTTTCCCCCACTATGTTCTCGACTATGAAAACGTGTTCAAGGACGCGGTGATCGACGAATTCGCCGACAGCTATCTGGGCGGCGCCACACCTGTGCCCTGCATCCGCTGCAACGAACGGGTAAAGTTCAAGGACTTGCTGGAGACAGCCAAGGATCTGGAAGCCGATTGCATGGCCACCGGCCACTATATCCAACGCAAGATGGGTGACGGCGGGGCCGAGCTGCATTGCGCCACCGATGCCGCCCGCGATCAAAGCTATTTCCTGTTCTCGACCACAGCACAGCAACTGGATTACCTGCGCTTTCCATTGGGCCATTTGCCGTCCAAGGACGCCACCCGTGCGCTGGCCGCAAAATACGGACTTAGCGTCGCGGACAAACCCGACAGTCAGGACATCTGCTTTGTCCCCAACGGAGATTATGCCAGCGTTATTCGCAAGTTGCGCCCCGAAGCTGCGGCTCCGGGCAAGATTGTAGATATGGATGGAAAGGTTCTGGGCAACCACGACGGTGTGATTAACTATACCATCGGTCAACGGCGTGGTCTGGGCATCGGTGGCTTGGCCGATCCGCTGTATGTGGTCAAACTGGATGCAGACACCGCCCGCGTGGTTGTCGGCCCCAAAGAGATGCTGGCCACCCGCACCGTTCCCGTGCGCGAAATCAACTGGTTGGGCGACGAACCGATGATGTCGCGCAGCGAATGGCCGATCGCGGTTCGGGTCCGGTCAACACGCCCCCCCACCGACGCGGTGCTGCGTCCGATCTCGGCCACCGAGGCGACCGTGGAACTGACCCTGCCCGAAGAAGGCGTAAGCCCCGGACAGGCCTGTGTGTTCTATGATCGCGACAGCAGCCGCATTTTTGGTGGCGGCTGGATTCACAAGGGTTAA
- a CDS encoding outer membrane beta-barrel protein — protein MKILGLSIAAVCLAGTGANAQNISYEIYGGVALEDSSGLNYGGTNFAMDHGSTFGVGAYLDPIRGFEFGLDIMVTDRRYDGFVSGVETASLMVNARYPFAISSTIEGYVGLGLGVVDVKYDGNTAFPAFSGSDAVAGGQISLGASYALPRGQIFTELKYQEAFKDATIVGADVGYNSTSFLVGYRF, from the coding sequence ATGAAAATTCTTGGACTATCGATTGCCGCAGTGTGCCTTGCTGGCACCGGAGCAAATGCCCAGAATATATCCTACGAAATCTATGGCGGCGTCGCACTCGAAGATAGTTCTGGCCTGAATTACGGTGGCACAAACTTTGCGATGGACCATGGAAGTACTTTTGGTGTCGGTGCCTATCTGGATCCTATACGTGGCTTCGAGTTCGGGCTTGATATCATGGTGACCGACCGTCGTTACGACGGCTTCGTCAGCGGCGTTGAAACAGCTTCTCTTATGGTGAATGCGCGCTACCCCTTTGCAATTAGCAGCACGATCGAGGGCTATGTCGGTCTTGGCTTGGGTGTTGTAGATGTCAAATATGATGGCAACACGGCATTTCCCGCTTTCTCAGGAAGTGATGCTGTCGCAGGTGGTCAAATCAGCCTTGGTGCAAGTTACGCCCTACCAAGAGGTCAGATATTCACCGAGCTGAAGTACCAAGAAGCATTTAAGGACGCGACAATCGTTGGCGCTGATGTCGGGTACAACAGCACATCCTTTCTCGTAGGGTACCGTTTCTAA
- a CDS encoding YcbK family protein — protein MTKLYKHWRDYPVSDWRWPDFSPQEIACRGTGRLMVVPEAMDKLQALRSKLGAPMIVNSAYRSPEHNRAVGGARASKHMEGIAFDVRMDNHDPDTYIAAALSVGFKGIGTYPKQNFVHVDARPMRASWGKPFARRRATPKFAPEEPREADTVAKDGQAKATLAGLGGAVAASGGVVTGVGGLDPVAQYIVVAGFVVTGVALVYLFRKRLARLARLAE, from the coding sequence ATGACCAAACTTTACAAACACTGGCGCGACTATCCCGTGTCGGATTGGCGCTGGCCGGACTTCAGCCCTCAGGAAATCGCCTGCCGTGGCACGGGGCGGCTGATGGTCGTGCCGGAGGCGATGGACAAGCTGCAAGCGCTGCGCAGCAAGCTGGGCGCGCCGATGATCGTCAACAGTGCCTATCGCAGCCCGGAGCACAACCGCGCTGTGGGCGGGGCCAGGGCCAGCAAGCACATGGAGGGGATCGCCTTTGATGTGCGGATGGATAACCACGACCCCGACACCTATATCGCGGCGGCTTTGTCTGTCGGCTTCAAAGGCATCGGAACCTATCCGAAGCAGAACTTTGTGCACGTCGACGCACGGCCCATGCGTGCAAGTTGGGGCAAGCCCTTTGCCAGGCGGCGCGCCACGCCAAAGTTTGCACCCGAAGAGCCCCGCGAGGCTGACACCGTTGCGAAAGACGGGCAGGCTAAGGCGACGCTGGCAGGTCTGGGCGGCGCAGTTGCGGCCTCGGGCGGCGTGGTCACCGGCGTCGGCGGGCTTGACCCAGTGGCCCAGTACATCGTCGTGGCGGGCTTCGTGGTGACCGGCGTGGCGCTGGTCTACCTGTTTCGGAAGCGGCTGGCGCGGCTGGCGCGGCTGGCGGAATGA
- a CDS encoding DUF1153 domain-containing protein has product MYLKKVYGPRAVTLLDGTVMTQADLPDSRTRRWVASRKAAVVRGVLYGLIGQDAALERYCISAEEFEQWVRAVSLHGEEALKATALQRFRTPKSGL; this is encoded by the coding sequence ATGTATCTGAAAAAAGTCTATGGTCCAAGGGCGGTCACGTTGCTGGACGGAACTGTGATGACGCAGGCCGATCTGCCCGATTCCAGGACGCGCCGCTGGGTGGCGTCGCGCAAGGCAGCTGTGGTGCGCGGTGTCCTTTACGGTCTGATCGGGCAGGACGCCGCACTGGAACGGTATTGCATCAGCGCCGAAGAATTCGAGCAGTGGGTGCGTGCCGTCAGCCTGCATGGCGAGGAAGCGTTGAAAGCGACAGCTTTACAGCGTTTCCGTACGCCCAAGTCTGGTTTGTGA
- a CDS encoding tyrosine-type recombinase/integrase encodes MVKRNLPPYVYKMGRMGYLYYRRDGVSHRMPDDPASAEFAQEYARLRSGRAVPKAKRNIKKLIASYMASEKWRGKKLNTQKSYRQSFRYLEEKIGPFDPASIKPHNVYDMRDSMADKPTTSKRRVSALSVLMQHAVQIGWIDRNPIHKFEHLKTKKAPRKPWPQDLIDAARAKAPPDTRLLFEMMLGTGQRISDVLAMQWDQIEDDGIWVSQGKTGARLYVPFTARLLDMLSGIPRRGLHIITLPDGRPMKYNSAYNRMMELRREIGAEEYDNHALRHSAASEIAALPGMTEEHVKALTGHTSSNMVRLYSGPAGQKARATEAQKARK; translated from the coding sequence ATGGTGAAGCGTAACTTGCCGCCCTATGTCTACAAGATGGGCCGCATGGGCTATCTCTACTACCGACGCGACGGCGTTTCGCATCGTATGCCAGACGACCCCGCCAGCGCCGAGTTTGCACAAGAATACGCCCGCTTACGTAGTGGACGCGCCGTTCCGAAAGCAAAGCGCAACATCAAGAAGCTGATTGCAAGCTATATGGCGTCCGAAAAGTGGCGGGGGAAAAAGCTGAACACGCAGAAAAGCTATCGCCAATCGTTCCGGTATCTCGAAGAAAAGATCGGGCCATTCGATCCGGCAAGCATCAAGCCGCACAACGTATACGACATGCGTGACAGTATGGCAGACAAGCCGACCACATCAAAGCGACGGGTCAGCGCTCTTTCGGTACTGATGCAACATGCAGTGCAAATCGGGTGGATAGATCGCAACCCAATTCACAAGTTTGAACACTTGAAAACCAAGAAGGCGCCACGCAAGCCTTGGCCGCAAGATTTAATCGACGCAGCGCGCGCCAAAGCACCGCCAGACACGCGCCTGCTGTTCGAGATGATGTTAGGCACCGGGCAGCGGATTAGCGACGTACTGGCCATGCAATGGGACCAAATCGAAGATGATGGGATATGGGTCAGCCAAGGAAAGACGGGTGCTCGCCTCTACGTTCCCTTCACCGCACGGCTCTTGGATATGCTGTCAGGGATACCCCGTCGCGGCCTGCACATCATCACCCTGCCCGACGGTCGCCCCATGAAGTACAACAGCGCCTATAACCGCATGATGGAACTTCGCAGGGAAATTGGTGCTGAGGAGTATGACAACCATGCCCTGCGCCACTCCGCGGCATCCGAAATCGCCGCCCTGCCCGGTATGACTGAAGAACATGTCAAAGCACTGACGGGCCACACCTCATCGAACATGGTTCGACTGTATTCAGGCCCAGCAGGTCAGAAGGCGCGCGCAACCGAAGCCCAAAAAGCGAGGAAGTAA
- a CDS encoding phage major capsid protein: MNGFRVSKFQFDALPIDDDFADNTPLCFALTDKGIGFAFMVHALANSKGDKDRAVARLDKDGHSGMSAALSGASDSAGGVTIPQAQAAEVIELLRPRVTVINSGARIIDMPAGEVRNARQATSATANYGAENHVTEESEPTFDKVDQSFKTLRTLVPVGNALLRHSGAAVMQLVRDDMLDVMGLRKDLAFLRGDGTADTPKGLGGWVLAGHTQTAVAKTAAAVEAALRQMVSKVQDANVAMISCGWIMRASTRNFLASLREPNHGSYLFPSIDQSNTLLGYPVKTTSQLPDNLGVGGDETEVFFADFNDCMVGDSMKLVISSSTEAAYVDTSGDTVSASPMSARRGAIPFEVDGTSFRMRFSVNAMLAYEETFSENFVDALRAMEGRDVPDFTRLRRIFWAGVGPDQHTLEDAGELISDVGFAQAVDLITQAAQAAFPEAASGQGSAPGNAPAGGKPRPKAKPAT, encoded by the coding sequence TTGAACGGCTTTCGCGTCAGCAAATTCCAATTCGATGCGCTTCCCATCGATGATGACTTTGCGGACAACACGCCCCTCTGCTTCGCACTCACGGACAAGGGGATCGGCTTTGCCTTCATGGTGCATGCGCTGGCCAACAGCAAAGGCGACAAGGACCGCGCTGTTGCACGGCTCGACAAGGACGGGCACAGCGGCATGTCGGCGGCCCTGTCGGGGGCCAGCGACAGCGCGGGCGGGGTGACCATCCCGCAGGCGCAGGCCGCCGAGGTCATCGAGCTGCTGCGCCCGCGTGTCACTGTGATCAACTCCGGCGCGCGGATCATCGACATGCCTGCAGGTGAAGTGCGCAATGCCCGTCAGGCCACCAGTGCGACGGCCAACTACGGGGCAGAAAACCACGTCACCGAAGAGAGCGAGCCGACCTTTGACAAGGTGGACCAGAGCTTCAAGACCCTGCGCACGCTGGTGCCGGTGGGCAATGCGCTCTTGCGTCACAGCGGGGCGGCGGTGATGCAGCTGGTGCGCGACGACATGCTGGACGTGATGGGCTTGCGCAAGGATCTGGCGTTCCTGCGCGGTGACGGGACGGCAGATACGCCCAAAGGTCTGGGCGGCTGGGTGCTGGCGGGGCACACGCAAACGGCGGTGGCCAAGACGGCGGCGGCGGTCGAGGCTGCACTGCGCCAGATGGTGTCGAAAGTGCAGGATGCCAATGTGGCGATGATCTCTTGCGGCTGGATCATGCGGGCTTCGACGCGCAACTTCCTTGCCAGCCTGCGCGAGCCCAACCACGGCTCCTATCTGTTTCCCTCGATCGACCAGAGCAACACGCTGCTGGGCTATCCGGTCAAAACCACCTCGCAGCTGCCGGACAATCTGGGCGTCGGGGGCGACGAAACAGAAGTGTTCTTTGCCGACTTCAACGACTGCATGGTGGGCGACAGTATGAAGCTGGTGATCTCGTCCTCCACCGAAGCCGCCTATGTCGACACCAGCGGCGATACGGTCTCGGCTAGTCCCATGAGCGCGCGGCGCGGGGCAATTCCCTTCGAGGTCGATGGCACAAGCTTCCGGATGCGCTTCTCGGTCAACGCCATGCTGGCCTATGAAGAGACCTTCAGCGAGAACTTTGTCGATGCGCTGCGGGCGATGGAAGGGCGCGATGTGCCCGACTTTACCCGTCTGCGTCGGATCTTCTGGGCCGGTGTCGGCCCCGATCAGCACACGCTTGAGGATGCAGGCGAGCTGATCTCGGATGTGGGCTTTGCGCAAGCGGTGGATCTGATCACGCAGGCGGCCCAAGCAGCCTTCCCCGAGGCCGCTTCGGGACAGGGAAGCGCCCCGGGAAACGCGCCAGCGGGGGGCAAGCCCCGCCCGAAGGCAAAGCCCGCGACCTGA